TAAAATGGAAATTATTGATATACATGTTCATCCAAGACAGGATAAAGAATTAAAAGAGGTAGAGAATTTAATAAATTTTGCTAAGAAATTAAATATTACAAGAATAAATTTTCTTGGAGATGTTCTTTATTATGGATATCATCCAAATAATGAGCAAATAAAAAAAATAAATGACCTGACAATAAAACTTGTAAAAAAATATCCTTGTTTTTTTTCAGGTTTTTGTTTTGTAAATCCTGAACATGATAAAAAATTTATTAAGCAAGAAATTGAAAGGTGCATAGTTAAAGGGAATTTAAAAGGAATAAAACTTGAAGCATCCTGTAATGCATCTGATAAAAGGGTCTTTAAAGTTGCAGAAATTGCAGAGAAATTAAATGTGCCAATATTACA
This DNA window, taken from bacterium, encodes the following:
- a CDS encoding amidohydrolase family protein, which codes for MEIIDIHVHPRQDKELKEVENLINFAKKLNITRINFLGDVLYYGYHPNNEQIKKINDLTIKLVKKYPCFFSGFCFVNPEHDKKFIKQEIERCIVKGNLKGIKLEASCNASDKRVFKVAEIAEKLNVPILHHAWDTTNINSRWGPEVCQSDPEDIAILAKKFPKVKIIMAHLIACGVRGILEIKNFDNVWAEISGGQPVTGIMEYAVKKMGAERILFGSDCPGRDFSAQLSKVYGAKITAREKELILGINAKNLLGLK